The following are encoded together in the Brassica napus cultivar Da-Ae chromosome A9, Da-Ae, whole genome shotgun sequence genome:
- the LOC106415840 gene encoding type I inositol polyphosphate 5-phosphatase 4 isoform X1, whose protein sequence is MGDGSSLKRTKRSWPRALVKKWLNIKSKAEDFHADDRDVYKGECGDWSNNVIEREEACSVNKKSNYAETGCRRNNGRGRRNRQELDSAPLVKQVHNLRYLYFSCVSLLFWANSFPLRHVVHIRVFTATWNVAGKSPPSYLNLDDWLHTSPPSDIYVLGFQEIVPLNAGNVLGTEDNGPARKWVSLIRRTLNTLPGGGSCRTPSPVPHPVAELDSDFEDANSSFYHRRSFQSLSKSLRINNFDMSAASMQQPHLDRRFSVCDRFMLGHDSYDQSFRYCSSEDDVDENVHDSNSPSYDQYSAVSRSGSFVTEERDKSKYCLVASKQMVGIFLTVWVKSDLRDSVKNLKVSCVGRGLMGYLGNKGSISISMSVHQTSFCFVCSHLTSGQKEGDELRRNSDVLEILRKTRFPRVNNAGEDKSPQTILEHDRVIWLGDLNYRIALSYRCTKALVEMRNWSALLEKDQLRLEQRRGRVFEGWNEGTIYFPPTYKYSNNSDVYAGDDRLTKAKRRTPAWCDRILWHGNGLSQLSYVRGESRFSDHRPVYSLFSVEIESVYRNYNIKKSSRVEVEELLPQRYGYAELSLY, encoded by the exons ATGGGCGATGGTAGTAGCCTCAAGAGAACCAAG CGTTCATGGCCCAGAGCATTGGTTAAGAAATGGCTCAACATCAAGAGCAAAGCAGAAGATTTCCACGCAGACGACCGAGACGTTTACAAAG GTGAATGTGGAGACTGGAGTAACAATGTCATTGAAAGAGAAGAAGCATGCTCTGTTAACAAGAAAAGCAACTATGCTG AGACTGGGTGTAGAAGAAATAATGGAAGAGGTAGACGAAACAGACAGGAATTAGATTCAGCACCACTAGTTAAACAAGTTCATAATCTCAGGTACTTATATTTCTCTTGTGTCTCTTTGCTTTTTTGGGCAAATTCTTTTCCTCTAAGACACGTTGTTCACATCAGGGTTTTTACTGCTACCTGGAATGTCGCCGGAAAATCTCCTCCGAGTTATCTGAATCTCGACGATTGGCTCCACACCTCCCCTCCTTCCGACATTTACGTTCTTGG GTTCCAAGAGATCGTTCCTTTGAACGCCGGCAACGTTTTGGGCACAGAAGACAACGGCCCGGCCAGGAAATGGGTTTCTCTCATCCGAAGAACCTTGAACACTCTCCCTGGCGGAGGAAGCTGCCGGACCCCTTCCCCTGTTCCCCACCCGGTCGCCGAGCTCGACTCCGACTTCGAAGACGCAAACTCCTCGTTCTATCATCGGAGGTCGTTTCAGTCACTTAGCAAGAGCCTGAGGATAAACAACTTTGACATGTCAGCAGCATCCATGCAGCAGCCACATCTTGACCGGAGGTTTAGCGTCTGTGACCGTTTCATGCTGGGCCACGATTCCTACGACCAAAGCTTCAGGTATTGCTCCTCCGAGGACGACGTCGACGAAAATGTGCATGACTCTAATTCTCCGTCCTACGATCAATATTCTGCTGTCTCGAGGAGTGGATCTTTTGTGACAGAGGAGAGAGACAAGTCTAAGTATTGTTTGGTGGCTAGCAAGCAAATGGTTGGGATATTCTTAACTGTTTGGGTGAAGAGTGATCTAAGGGACAGTGTCAAGAACCTCAAAGTTTCTTGTGTAGGAAGAGGCTTGATGGGCTATCTCGGAAACAAG gGATCGATTTCGATCAGCATGTCAGTACACCAGACTAGCTTCTGCTTTGTGTGCAGCCACTTGACGTCTGGTCAGAAAGAAGGTGACGAGCTGAGAAGAAACTCCGACGTTTTAGAGATTCTAAGGAAAACCAGATTCCCTAGAGTGAACAACGCAGGGGAGGACAAGTCTCCCCAAACGATTTTAGAACACGA TCGAGTAATCTGGCTTGGAGACTTGAACTACCGTATAGCTCTTTCTTACCGGTGTACAAAGGCTCTTGTCGAGATGAGAAATTGGAGTGCCTTGCTTGAGAAAGACCAG TTGCGGTTAGAACAACGTAGAGGTCGTGTCTTTGAAGGATGGAATGAAGGGACCATCTATTTCCCACCGACTTACAAGTACTCTAACAATTCAGATGTATATGCTGGTGATGATCGTCTCACCAAGGCCAAAAGACGGACTCCAGCTTG GTGTGATCGCATACTCTGGCATGGTAACGGACTTAGTCAGCTGTCGTATGTTCGCGGGGAGTCAAGGTTCTCAGATCACAGACCAGTCTACAGTTTGTTTTCTGTAGAGATTGAATCGGTATATAGAAACTACAATATCAAGAAAAGCTCTAGGGTTGAAGTTGAGGAACTTCTTCCTCAACGGTATGGATACGCTGAGCTTAGCCTTTACTAA
- the LOC106415840 gene encoding type I inositol polyphosphate 5-phosphatase 4 isoform X2 — MGDGSSLKRTKRSWPRALVKKWLNIKSKAEDFHADDRDVYKGECGDWSNNVIEREEACSVNKKSNYAETGCRRNNGRGRRNRQELDSAPLVKQVHNLRVFTATWNVAGKSPPSYLNLDDWLHTSPPSDIYVLGFQEIVPLNAGNVLGTEDNGPARKWVSLIRRTLNTLPGGGSCRTPSPVPHPVAELDSDFEDANSSFYHRRSFQSLSKSLRINNFDMSAASMQQPHLDRRFSVCDRFMLGHDSYDQSFRYCSSEDDVDENVHDSNSPSYDQYSAVSRSGSFVTEERDKSKYCLVASKQMVGIFLTVWVKSDLRDSVKNLKVSCVGRGLMGYLGNKGSISISMSVHQTSFCFVCSHLTSGQKEGDELRRNSDVLEILRKTRFPRVNNAGEDKSPQTILEHDRVIWLGDLNYRIALSYRCTKALVEMRNWSALLEKDQLRLEQRRGRVFEGWNEGTIYFPPTYKYSNNSDVYAGDDRLTKAKRRTPAWCDRILWHGNGLSQLSYVRGESRFSDHRPVYSLFSVEIESVYRNYNIKKSSRVEVEELLPQRYGYAELSLY, encoded by the exons ATGGGCGATGGTAGTAGCCTCAAGAGAACCAAG CGTTCATGGCCCAGAGCATTGGTTAAGAAATGGCTCAACATCAAGAGCAAAGCAGAAGATTTCCACGCAGACGACCGAGACGTTTACAAAG GTGAATGTGGAGACTGGAGTAACAATGTCATTGAAAGAGAAGAAGCATGCTCTGTTAACAAGAAAAGCAACTATGCTG AGACTGGGTGTAGAAGAAATAATGGAAGAGGTAGACGAAACAGACAGGAATTAGATTCAGCACCACTAGTTAAACAAGTTCATAATCTCAG GGTTTTTACTGCTACCTGGAATGTCGCCGGAAAATCTCCTCCGAGTTATCTGAATCTCGACGATTGGCTCCACACCTCCCCTCCTTCCGACATTTACGTTCTTGG GTTCCAAGAGATCGTTCCTTTGAACGCCGGCAACGTTTTGGGCACAGAAGACAACGGCCCGGCCAGGAAATGGGTTTCTCTCATCCGAAGAACCTTGAACACTCTCCCTGGCGGAGGAAGCTGCCGGACCCCTTCCCCTGTTCCCCACCCGGTCGCCGAGCTCGACTCCGACTTCGAAGACGCAAACTCCTCGTTCTATCATCGGAGGTCGTTTCAGTCACTTAGCAAGAGCCTGAGGATAAACAACTTTGACATGTCAGCAGCATCCATGCAGCAGCCACATCTTGACCGGAGGTTTAGCGTCTGTGACCGTTTCATGCTGGGCCACGATTCCTACGACCAAAGCTTCAGGTATTGCTCCTCCGAGGACGACGTCGACGAAAATGTGCATGACTCTAATTCTCCGTCCTACGATCAATATTCTGCTGTCTCGAGGAGTGGATCTTTTGTGACAGAGGAGAGAGACAAGTCTAAGTATTGTTTGGTGGCTAGCAAGCAAATGGTTGGGATATTCTTAACTGTTTGGGTGAAGAGTGATCTAAGGGACAGTGTCAAGAACCTCAAAGTTTCTTGTGTAGGAAGAGGCTTGATGGGCTATCTCGGAAACAAG gGATCGATTTCGATCAGCATGTCAGTACACCAGACTAGCTTCTGCTTTGTGTGCAGCCACTTGACGTCTGGTCAGAAAGAAGGTGACGAGCTGAGAAGAAACTCCGACGTTTTAGAGATTCTAAGGAAAACCAGATTCCCTAGAGTGAACAACGCAGGGGAGGACAAGTCTCCCCAAACGATTTTAGAACACGA TCGAGTAATCTGGCTTGGAGACTTGAACTACCGTATAGCTCTTTCTTACCGGTGTACAAAGGCTCTTGTCGAGATGAGAAATTGGAGTGCCTTGCTTGAGAAAGACCAG TTGCGGTTAGAACAACGTAGAGGTCGTGTCTTTGAAGGATGGAATGAAGGGACCATCTATTTCCCACCGACTTACAAGTACTCTAACAATTCAGATGTATATGCTGGTGATGATCGTCTCACCAAGGCCAAAAGACGGACTCCAGCTTG GTGTGATCGCATACTCTGGCATGGTAACGGACTTAGTCAGCTGTCGTATGTTCGCGGGGAGTCAAGGTTCTCAGATCACAGACCAGTCTACAGTTTGTTTTCTGTAGAGATTGAATCGGTATATAGAAACTACAATATCAAGAAAAGCTCTAGGGTTGAAGTTGAGGAACTTCTTCCTCAACGGTATGGATACGCTGAGCTTAGCCTTTACTAA